Proteins from one Sulfolobales archaeon genomic window:
- a CDS encoding class I tRNA ligase family protein, with protein sequence LSKYIRGSDKHILLGFVRGWVEGKSVPEARENIAKLLRLSGYGDVIYEIMNKPVYCRCGTEVVVKVLENQWFINYGDAEWKSKGLELLNSMYIQPPEMREYMGELIKGLREKPCARTRGLGTQLPWDPGWIIESLSDSTIYMAFYTISHKIRNLIKDPSRIDNDLWNYIFLGRGSANEISARYGIRREDLEDLRKEFLYWYPLDLRVAGKDLANNHLLFFIMNHVAIFPKELWPKAMLIHGWVLRDGKKMSKSLRNILPVFRAIDIYGNDVVRVVLSISSEVGQDLDFRHEIALSVSEHLRKIYELVEKLFRTPRRDMATDLDRIYASRISRALLRADESLEKLKVREGGIKLLYDVTNYFSEYIQSSEGIWSEMIELLKIWIIMLSIYIPHIAEEIWHEILGERDYIVKKSFDREVLRRYIDIRAELKHIYLTRLKEDITEISTLLKRKPSKIVIYVAPKNDMAILIRSIEAQRKGEGIRSVMEMFLASTSREVRGEEAAKIKKIFDYASTIPEDIADMIMSIPDLEEIKILEDSLETLKNIIGVAELQIYSADDVSAPDYRGKKKEALPLRPGIYIE encoded by the coding sequence GCTTTCAAAGTATATTAGGGGTAGCGATAAACATATACTCTTAGGATTTGTAAGGGGATGGGTTGAAGGCAAGAGTGTACCAGAGGCTAGAGAGAATATAGCGAAGCTCTTGAGGCTATCAGGATATGGAGATGTTATATATGAGATAATGAATAAGCCTGTATACTGTAGATGCGGAACTGAGGTTGTGGTAAAGGTTCTAGAGAATCAGTGGTTCATAAACTATGGAGATGCCGAGTGGAAGTCCAAGGGTCTAGAGCTTCTGAATAGCATGTATATACAACCACCAGAGATGAGAGAGTATATGGGGGAGCTGATAAAGGGTTTAAGAGAGAAGCCCTGTGCAAGAACCAGGGGTTTGGGGACACAACTACCATGGGATCCTGGGTGGATTATCGAGAGCCTCAGCGATTCTACAATATATATGGCTTTCTACACCATATCCCATAAGATTAGAAACCTAATTAAAGATCCCTCTAGGATAGATAACGATCTGTGGAATTACATATTCCTCGGCAGGGGCAGTGCTAATGAAATCTCTGCTAGATATGGAATTAGGAGAGAGGATCTTGAGGATCTTAGGAAGGAGTTTCTCTACTGGTACCCACTAGATCTGAGGGTAGCTGGTAAAGATCTTGCTAATAACCATCTACTCTTTTTCATAATGAACCACGTAGCTATCTTCCCAAAGGAGCTATGGCCCAAGGCCATGCTGATCCATGGGTGGGTGTTGAGAGATGGGAAGAAGATGTCTAAGAGCCTAAGAAACATACTCCCAGTTTTCAGGGCTATAGATATCTATGGTAATGATGTTGTGAGGGTAGTTCTATCTATATCCTCAGAAGTTGGCCAGGATCTAGACTTTAGACATGAGATAGCATTGAGCGTTTCGGAACATCTTAGAAAGATCTACGAGCTTGTTGAAAAGCTCTTCAGAACTCCTCGAAGGGATATGGCAACAGATTTAGATCGCATATATGCTTCTAGAATCTCTAGAGCATTGTTAAGGGCCGATGAATCCCTTGAAAAGCTAAAGGTTAGAGAGGGAGGGATTAAGCTGTTATATGATGTTACCAACTATTTCAGCGAATATATACAAAGTAGTGAGGGCATCTGGTCTGAGATGATCGAGCTTCTTAAAATCTGGATAATAATGTTATCAATATATATACCACACATTGCTGAGGAGATATGGCACGAGATCCTTGGTGAGAGGGATTATATTGTTAAGAAGAGCTTTGATAGAGAGGTATTGAGGAGATATATAGATATCAGAGCAGAGCTAAAACACATCTATCTCACACGATTGAAAGAGGATATAACAGAGATATCCACACTCCTTAAGAGAAAACCATCTAAAATAGTTATCTATGTAGCTCCTAAGAATGATATGGCAATACTAATAAGATCTATCGAGGCTCAGAGAAAAGGTGAGGGGATTAGATCTGTTATGGAGATGTTCCTTGCAAGCACCTCTAGAGAGGTTAGGGGTGAAGAGGCTGCCAAGATAAAGAAGATCTTTGACTATGCATCAACAATACCAGAAGATATAGCTGATATGATCATGAGCATACCAGATCTAGAGGAGATCAAGATCTTGGAGGATAGCTTAGAAACACTCAAAAATATCATAGGGGTTGCAGAGCTCCAGATATACTCTGCGGATGATGTAAGTGCGCCAGATTATAGGGGTAAGAAGAAGGAGGCACTACCACTCAGACCAGGGATATATATAGAATAA
- a CDS encoding LysE family translocator, producing MGDGVVNFLAGLIYGFSLAVPPGPMNALIASRSLVSFKIGFLTGLGAMTADFILMIITYFTSNIIDSNIIKVIYVVGGSYMILLALLIAKSNPEKDVKNRGGRSKTANSLVSYSTSLALGLTNPYQILWWLSAGLSFLSIFGPAAITGLFIAILIWITFFPLLVRAGYYYGGRVTIIAIKVFSIAVLLTFAGLILYEGLWTLLDLRTR from the coding sequence ATGGGCGATGGTGTAGTTAATTTCTTGGCAGGACTTATATATGGGTTCTCTCTAGCCGTTCCTCCAGGCCCTATGAATGCGCTAATAGCTAGCAGGTCCCTTGTATCATTTAAAATAGGCTTTCTCACAGGCTTAGGAGCTATGACCGCTGATTTTATATTAATGATTATCACATATTTTACATCCAATATAATAGATAGCAATATAATTAAGGTTATATACGTAGTTGGAGGGTCATATATGATTCTTTTAGCATTGTTAATAGCTAAGTCAAACCCAGAAAAAGATGTGAAAAATAGAGGAGGCAGATCTAAAACTGCAAACAGTTTGGTCTCGTACTCAACCTCACTAGCTCTTGGGCTTACAAATCCCTATCAGATCCTCTGGTGGCTCTCGGCTGGGCTCTCATTTCTCTCCATATTTGGCCCAGCCGCTATAACAGGGCTATTTATAGCGATATTAATATGGATCACTTTTTTCCCACTCCTGGTTAGAGCTGGCTATTACTATGGAGGTAGAGTCACAATAATAGCTATAAAGGTTTTCTCCATAGCTGTCCTCCTAACATTTGCAGGATTGATCCTATATGAGGGGCTCTGGACTTTGCTAGACCTGAGAACTCGATAA
- a CDS encoding transposase, which translates to MIRTVMLRLLPDEVAEERLKSLCNLSSKLWNEINYARRRMFFETKRVDLKQTYKEFYERYKKIIGSATTQQVLNKNDEAWRGFFSSLKAKKERRLPPFIKKVNPPGYRKRGGRRTLWTVLRNDQYRIDGEYIVIKGLGAIGSIRVRYSGKIHIAGRQGRAEIHYDADDKKWYMYVSYEVEEKVIRGSSFRIPLKPNGNKEAGIDIGINNLLAVYVDDGSALLVNGRPLKAISFYWREKISDYQSTLNKYGFKTSKRLRRMYKKWRKQIKSYIDWAVRNTIEWLYSEGVKRIFVGHPKYASQEPNKSSKINFEIIHVWSYGYLLRRLRDVAEEYGIEVEHVDEKDTSRTCSICRTIEGHERISGGLFKCYKHNIVFNADLVGAFNILAKKKAITPSPALCGVGVMGRRPGPGLNRAIARDVAQTSPP; encoded by the coding sequence TTGATCAGAACGGTGATGCTAAGGCTACTGCCAGATGAGGTGGCTGAGGAGAGGCTAAAATCACTCTGTAACCTCTCCTCAAAGCTCTGGAACGAGATCAACTATGCTAGGAGGAGAATGTTCTTCGAAACCAAGAGAGTAGATCTTAAGCAAACATATAAGGAGTTCTATGAGAGGTATAAGAAGATAATTGGATCTGCTACTACACAGCAGGTTCTGAATAAGAATGATGAGGCTTGGAGAGGCTTCTTCTCATCTTTGAAGGCTAAGAAGGAGAGAAGGCTACCACCATTCATAAAGAAAGTTAATCCACCTGGATATAGGAAGAGGGGTGGGAGGAGAACCCTGTGGACAGTCCTCAGAAATGATCAATATAGGATTGATGGTGAATATATAGTTATTAAGGGCTTGGGAGCTATAGGATCTATAAGGGTTAGATACTCTGGGAAGATACATATAGCTGGGAGGCAGGGTAGGGCTGAGATACACTACGATGCTGATGATAAGAAATGGTATATGTATGTATCATATGAGGTTGAGGAGAAGGTGATCAGGGGCAGTAGCTTTAGGATCCCACTTAAGCCTAATGGAAATAAAGAGGCTGGCATAGACATAGGCATCAATAACCTCTTAGCCGTCTATGTTGATGACGGATCTGCATTGCTTGTCAATGGAAGGCCCTTGAAGGCTATTAGCTTCTACTGGAGGGAAAAGATATCTGATTATCAGAGTACTCTGAATAAATATGGTTTTAAAACATCTAAGAGGCTTAGGAGGATGTATAAGAAGTGGAGGAAACAGATCAAGAGCTATATTGACTGGGCTGTTAGGAACACGATAGAATGGCTATATAGTGAAGGTGTTAAGAGGATATTCGTTGGTCATCCGAAATACGCTTCTCAAGAGCCTAATAAGAGCTCTAAGATTAACTTCGAGATTATCCATGTATGGAGCTATGGATATCTATTGAGAAGATTGAGAGATGTTGCTGAGGAATACGGGATAGAGGTTGAGCATGTTGATGAGAAGGATACATCTAGGACATGCTCGATATGCAGAACTATAGAGGGTCATGAGAGAATATCGGGAGGGCTGTTCAAATGCTATAAGCATAATATTGTATTTAATGCAGACCTCGTGGGAGCATTTAATATCTTGGCTAAAAAGAAGGCCATAACCCCGAGCCCCGCACTATGCGGGGTAGGGGTAATGGGCCGGAGACCCGGCCCAGGGCTAAACCGAGCAATAGCTCGGGATGTAGCCCAAACCTCCCCGCCCTGA
- a CDS encoding Lrp/AsnC ligand binding domain-containing protein produces the protein MSKAIVLINTDVGAEEEVFNQLLKVPGVTEVYIVYGVYDVVALVSAKSQDELREIIVRHIRRMPKVRSTTTMMVVEESKKS, from the coding sequence ATGAGTAAGGCAATCGTTTTGATAAATACAGATGTGGGTGCGGAAGAGGAGGTGTTCAACCAGCTTCTAAAAGTTCCAGGAGTTACAGAGGTATATATTGTGTATGGAGTATATGATGTTGTAGCGCTAGTCTCAGCTAAGTCTCAGGATGAGCTAAGGGAGATAATAGTTAGACATATAAGAAGAATGCCTAAGGTGAGATCAACAACTACAATGATGGTTGTTGAGGAGAGTAAGAAGAGCTAG